One genomic segment of Arachis duranensis cultivar V14167 chromosome 4, aradu.V14167.gnm2.J7QH, whole genome shotgun sequence includes these proteins:
- the LOC107482600 gene encoding S-adenosylmethionine decarboxylase proenzyme 4, with protein MALSGFEGFEKRLELHFFGDDPFHYLGLRSLDFDQCINQTLQAVQCTVVSAVGNSFFDAYVLSESSLFVYPTKIIIKTCGTTQLLKSIQPLIFYADTQLGLTLRSCRYTRGSFIFPSSQPFPHTSFKDEVSYLEDTLPPTLHNRKASIMPSNSSSHAWHVFTATYYQQPHKPYTLEICMTDLDPILARKFFRPRNDGKTGDSAGKEMTEFTGIDQINQEALICDFAFDPCGYSMNAMHGEWYSTIHVTPEDGYSYASFECVGSTINGMEIDVPHVFRKVIQIFRPGTMSVSITSAGGDLRRTVASAVEAMGFKRRSCAMDEFPEAGSVVFQTFTAIRRKKKEVN; from the coding sequence atggcACTGTCTGGCTTTGAAGGCTTTGAGAAACGCTTGGAGCTCCATTTCTTCGGTGACGACCCCTTCCATTATTTGGGTCTAAGAAGCCTTGACTTTGATCAATGCATAAACCAAACCCTGCAAGCCGTGCAATGCACGGTGGTTTCCGCCGTGGGTAACTCCTTCTTCGACGCCTATGTCCTCTCGGAATCAAGCCTCTTCGTGTACCCAACGAAGATCATAATCAAAACATGCGGCACCACACAGCTCCTGAAATCGATTCAACCATTGATTTTCTATGCTGACACCCAACtagggttgaccctgaggtcgtGCCGTTACACGAGGGGAAGCTTCATATTCCCAAGCTCACAACCTTTCCCTCACACAAGCTTTAAGGACGAGGTGTCCTACTTGGAGGACACCCTCCCTCCAACGCTTCATAACCGTAAAGCCTCCATAATGCCCTCTAACTCCTCCTCACATGCGTGGCACGTGTTCACAGCCACGTATTACCAACAACCGCACAAGCCCTACACCTTGGAGATCTGCATGACGGATCTTGACCCGATTCTCGCCCGAAAATTCTTCCGTCCTCGTAATGACGGAAAAACCGGTGACTCCGCCGGAAAAGAAATGACGGAGTTCACCGGGATCGATCAGATCAACCAGGAGGCGCTAATTTGCGACTTCGCGTTCGATCCGTGCGGTTACTCCATGAACGCCATGCATGGGGAGTGGTACTCTACCATCCACGTCACTCCTGAAGACGGTTACAGCTACGCGAGTTTCGAGTGCGTGGGGTCCACCATTAACGGAATGGAGATAGACGTGCCTCACGTTTTCAGGAAGGTCATTCAGATTTTCCGACCGGGTACCATGTCCGTTTCGATAACCTCCGCTGGCGGCGATTTGCGGAGAACGGTGGCGAGTGCGGTGGAGGCTATGGGGTTCAAACGCAGAAGTTGCGCCATGGATGAGTTCCCTGAAGCAGGTAGCGTTGTCTTTCAAACTTTCACGGCGATTCGCCGGAAAAAGAAAGAGGTTAATTAA